One Oscillospiraceae bacterium genomic region harbors:
- the leuD gene encoding 3-isopropylmalate dehydratase small subunit, whose translation MNAKGPVFKYGDNIDTDVIIPARYLNTQSAAELASHCMEDIDKTFITRVKQGDLMVGGENFGCGSSREHAPVAIKAAGISCVIAKSFARIFYRNAINIGLPILECTAASEAINEGDIVSVNFDTGVITDETTGQTFQAAPFPEFIQNIIKQGGLMNSLKD comes from the coding sequence ATGAACGCAAAAGGACCTGTTTTTAAATACGGCGACAATATCGACACTGACGTTATCATCCCGGCCCGCTACCTGAACACCCAGAGCGCCGCCGAGCTGGCCAGCCACTGCATGGAAGACATCGATAAGACGTTCATCACCCGCGTCAAGCAGGGCGACCTGATGGTGGGCGGAGAGAACTTCGGCTGCGGCTCCTCCCGCGAGCATGCGCCCGTAGCCATCAAGGCCGCCGGCATCAGCTGCGTCATCGCCAAAAGCTTTGCCCGTATCTTCTACCGCAACGCCATCAACATCGGCCTGCCGATTTTGGAGTGCACCGCCGCCAGCGAGGCCATCAACGAGGGCGACATCGTCAGCGTCAACTTTGACACCGGCGTTATCACCGACGAGACTACCGGCCAGACCTTCCAGGCAGCCCCATTCCCGGAGTTTATCCAGAACATCATCAAACAGGGCGGCCTGATGAACAGCTTGAAAGATTGA
- a CDS encoding capsular polysaccharide biosynthesis protein CapF has product MKILVTGAKGFVGRNLCENLKNLRDGKNRTRPALTVDEIYEYDIDTDPVLLEEYCAKADFVFNLAGVNRPKNEAEFMQGNFGFASTLLDMLKRHGNTCPVMLSSSIQATLIGRYGQSDYGKSKLAGEELFFTYAQETGAPVLVYRFPNLFGKWCRPNYNSAVATFCYNTAHDLPITVNDRATELELLYIDDLVEEMLDALEMRPHRCDYDGMTPVFGTQGRYCAAPVTHRVTLGEIVDLLQKFHDQPRTLVVPAIPAGSFAKKLYSTYLSYLPKEKVAFPLKMNVDARGSFTELLKTENCGQFSVNVSKPGITKGQHWHNTKWEFFIVVAGRALIQERRVDSDEVLEFTVSGDAPTAVQMLPGYTHNIINLSDTEDLITLMWANEPFDPAHPDTFGLKV; this is encoded by the coding sequence ATGAAAATTCTTGTCACCGGCGCCAAAGGCTTTGTAGGGCGCAACCTGTGCGAGAACCTGAAAAACCTGCGGGACGGCAAAAACCGTACCCGCCCCGCCCTGACCGTGGACGAGATCTACGAATACGACATAGATACTGACCCGGTCCTGCTGGAGGAATACTGCGCCAAGGCGGACTTTGTTTTTAACCTGGCGGGCGTCAACCGGCCCAAAAATGAGGCTGAGTTCATGCAGGGCAACTTTGGCTTTGCCTCTACCCTGCTGGACATGCTGAAACGCCACGGCAACACCTGCCCGGTCATGCTGTCCAGCAGCATCCAGGCAACGCTCATCGGCCGCTACGGCCAGAGCGATTACGGCAAAAGCAAACTGGCGGGCGAGGAATTGTTCTTTACTTACGCCCAGGAGACCGGCGCACCGGTGCTGGTCTACCGCTTCCCGAACCTGTTCGGCAAATGGTGCCGCCCGAATTATAACAGCGCGGTAGCGACATTTTGTTACAACACTGCCCATGATCTGCCCATCACGGTGAACGACCGCGCCACCGAGCTGGAGCTGCTGTACATCGATGATCTGGTGGAGGAAATGCTGGACGCGCTGGAAATGCGCCCCCACCGCTGTGATTATGACGGCATGACGCCGGTTTTCGGCACCCAGGGCCGCTACTGTGCCGCGCCCGTGACCCATAGAGTGACGCTGGGAGAAATTGTGGACCTGCTGCAAAAATTCCACGACCAGCCGCGTACTTTGGTAGTGCCTGCCATCCCGGCGGGCAGCTTTGCCAAAAAGCTGTACTCCACCTACCTTTCCTATCTGCCGAAAGAAAAGGTTGCCTTCCCGTTAAAAATGAATGTGGATGCCCGCGGCAGCTTTACCGAACTGCTCAAGACCGAGAACTGCGGTCAGTTCAGCGTGAATGTCTCGAAACCCGGCATCACCAAGGGCCAGCACTGGCACAACACCAAGTGGGAGTTTTTCATTGTGGTGGCGGGCCGTGCCCTGATCCAGGAGCGCCGTGTGGACAGCGATGAGGTGCTGGAATTTACCGTGAGCGGCGACGCCCCCACGGCCGTGCAGATGCTGCCGGGATATACCCATAATATCATCAACCTGAGCGACACCGAGGACCTGATCACCCTGATGTGGGCCAACGAGCCATTTGACCCGGCCCACCCGGATACGTTTGGGCTGAAAGTGTGA
- a CDS encoding MBOAT family protein: MTITWEQILAFLCEDQSMAVTSLLFIAFFVAVALVHYLLPRVLRPYFLLAASYGFFCYDPVNRPLVGVLLGATAVSWLCGLIIDKVKVKPVRVLALLVTVLGGVGILVYYKYWNMLADTLGGSILSHRDNLLAPLGLSYFTFAAMSYTIDVYKRRCKVETNPLHYALFVSFFPTLITGPIERYPQMRPQIQKSRRFSYNRCAGGAFRMLWGYTKKMVIADNLSQYVSFVYGNMSEMSGPNLFAATVLFAVQLYMDFSGCCDIVLGAARILGYDLIENFNSPFEARSFNDFWRRWHISMTGWFRDYVYFSLGGSRCAPWRHYLNIVIVFLCSGLWHGADWRYLAWGLACGLCAAFGAMTAKARKKLEKFNPLYRQAWLKAVCQVTITDLLFCVTLVFFAAALYNADPFAIYSSMLQGWNGLASSWHQVQQMLLDCGIDGRLPVVLLFGTFVVLAVEHGGRSVTRWIREQVWPLRWTLYYAAAAAILFFAAFGQSAFIYQQY, from the coding sequence ATGACGATCACTTGGGAGCAGATCCTCGCGTTCCTGTGCGAGGATCAGTCAATGGCGGTCACATCGCTGTTGTTTATCGCTTTTTTTGTGGCAGTGGCGCTGGTGCATTATCTGTTGCCGCGGGTGCTGCGCCCCTACTTTCTGCTGGCGGCCAGTTATGGATTTTTCTGCTATGACCCCGTCAACCGCCCGCTGGTAGGTGTGCTGCTGGGGGCCACGGCGGTCAGCTGGCTGTGCGGCCTCATCATCGACAAAGTCAAGGTCAAACCTGTGCGGGTGTTGGCGCTGCTGGTGACGGTGCTGGGCGGCGTTGGCATCCTGGTTTACTACAAATACTGGAACATGCTGGCCGATACCCTCGGCGGCAGCATCCTCAGTCACCGGGACAATCTGCTGGCACCCTTGGGGTTAAGCTACTTCACCTTTGCGGCGATGAGCTACACCATCGATGTGTATAAACGACGCTGCAAGGTCGAAACAAACCCGCTGCACTATGCGCTGTTCGTCAGCTTCTTCCCCACGCTCATCACCGGCCCCATTGAGCGCTACCCCCAGATGCGCCCGCAAATTCAAAAAAGCCGCCGCTTCAGCTACAACCGCTGCGCGGGCGGCGCGTTTCGCATGTTGTGGGGCTACACCAAAAAGATGGTCATCGCCGATAACCTGAGCCAGTACGTTTCCTTCGTCTACGGTAATATGTCGGAGATGAGCGGCCCTAACCTGTTTGCCGCCACGGTGCTGTTTGCTGTGCAGCTGTATATGGACTTTTCGGGCTGCTGCGACATCGTGCTGGGCGCGGCGCGCATCCTGGGCTATGACCTGATCGAGAACTTCAACTCCCCCTTTGAGGCCCGCAGCTTCAACGATTTCTGGCGCCGCTGGCATATCTCGATGACCGGCTGGTTCCGAGATTACGTCTACTTCTCGCTGGGCGGCAGCCGCTGCGCGCCCTGGCGGCACTACTTAAACATCGTCATTGTGTTTTTGTGCAGCGGCCTGTGGCACGGGGCCGATTGGCGGTACCTGGCCTGGGGTCTTGCCTGCGGCCTGTGCGCTGCCTTTGGCGCCATGACCGCCAAGGCCCGCAAGAAACTTGAAAAATTCAATCCGCTGTACCGCCAGGCCTGGCTGAAGGCCGTCTGCCAGGTGACCATCACCGATTTGCTGTTCTGCGTGACCCTCGTGTTCTTCGCGGCGGCGCTGTACAACGCTGACCCGTTCGCCATCTACAGCAGCATGCTGCAGGGCTGGAACGGCCTGGCCAGCAGCTGGCACCAGGTGCAGCAGATGCTGCTGGATTGCGGCATCGATGGTCGTTTGCCGGTGGTGCTGCTGTTTGGCACCTTTGTGGTGCTGGCCGTGGAGCACGGCGGGCGCAGTGTGACCCGCTGGATCCGTGAGCAGGTCTGGCCGCTGCGCTGGACCCTCTACTACGCCGCGGCGGCCGCGATCTTGTTCTTCGCGGCGTTCGGCCAGTCGGCGTTCATCTACCAGCAATATTAA
- the leuC gene encoding 3-isopropylmalate dehydratase large subunit has translation MGMTMTQKILAAHCGEAAVTAGQLINAQLDIVLGNDITTPVAINEFEKAGFDSVFDRTRVNIVLDHFVPNKDIKSATQSKQCRQFADKYDILNFYDVGEMGVEHALLPEKGIVTAGDCIIGADSHTCTYGAVGAFSTGVGSTDMAAGMAKGVAWFKVPAAIKVELTGAIQRPVTGKDVILHLIGEIGVSGALYKSLEFVGEGVKSLTMEDRLCICNMAIEAGAKNGIFPVDEITEAYLKGRSQRPWVKYEADPDAEYERTVTIDLTALEPTVSYPHLPENTHLAKEGKDIKIDQIVIGSCTNGRIEDMQAAYEVLKGKHIAKGVRGIIIPATMAVYKECILRGYTEAFIDAGCIVSTPTCGPCLGGYMGILAAGERCVSTTNRNFVGRMGHVDSEVYLASPATAAASALTGYITDPREV, from the coding sequence ATGGGAATGACCATGACACAGAAGATCCTGGCCGCGCATTGCGGAGAAGCAGCCGTGACCGCGGGCCAGCTCATCAACGCCCAGCTCGACATCGTGCTGGGTAACGACATCACCACCCCGGTGGCTATCAACGAGTTTGAGAAGGCCGGTTTTGACTCGGTGTTTGACCGCACCCGCGTCAACATTGTGCTGGACCACTTTGTACCCAACAAGGACATCAAGAGCGCCACCCAATCCAAGCAGTGCCGCCAGTTCGCTGACAAATACGACATCCTCAACTTCTACGATGTCGGTGAGATGGGCGTCGAGCATGCGCTGCTGCCCGAAAAGGGCATCGTGACCGCGGGCGACTGCATCATCGGTGCCGACAGCCACACCTGCACCTACGGCGCGGTGGGCGCGTTCTCCACCGGTGTTGGCTCTACCGATATGGCCGCCGGCATGGCCAAGGGCGTGGCCTGGTTCAAGGTGCCCGCTGCCATCAAGGTCGAGCTGACCGGCGCCATCCAGCGTCCCGTCACCGGCAAGGACGTCATCCTGCACCTGATCGGTGAGATCGGCGTTTCCGGCGCGCTGTACAAGAGCCTGGAGTTCGTGGGCGAGGGTGTCAAGAGCCTGACCATGGAAGACCGCCTCTGCATCTGCAACATGGCCATCGAGGCTGGTGCCAAAAACGGCATCTTCCCGGTAGACGAAATCACCGAAGCCTACCTGAAGGGCCGCAGCCAGCGCCCCTGGGTCAAGTACGAAGCCGATCCCGATGCCGAGTACGAGCGTACCGTCACCATCGACCTGACCGCGCTGGAGCCCACCGTCAGCTACCCGCACCTGCCGGAGAACACCCACCTGGCTAAGGAGGGCAAGGACATCAAGATCGACCAGATCGTCATCGGCTCCTGCACCAACGGCCGCATCGAGGATATGCAGGCCGCCTACGAGGTGCTGAAAGGCAAGCACATCGCCAAGGGCGTGCGCGGCATCATCATCCCCGCCACCATGGCCGTGTACAAGGAGTGCATCCTGCGCGGATACACTGAGGCGTTCATCGATGCAGGCTGCATCGTCTCCACCCCCACCTGTGGCCCCTGCCTGGGCGGCTACATGGGCATTTTGGCGGCAGGGGAGCGCTGTGTTTCCACCACCAACCGCAACTTTGTGGGCCGCATGGGCCACGTGGACTCCGAGGTCTACCTGGCCAGCCCCGCCACCGCCGCAGCCAGCGCGCTGACCGGCTACATCACCGATCCGAGGGAGGTTTGA
- the leuB gene encoding 3-isopropylmalate dehydrogenase gives MNKNIALIYGDCSSPEIVTQAVRVLDKIAAKHGHTFSYTRAYMGGEAIDKFGDPLPAAELEKCKQSDSVLLGAIGGPKWEGMPGDRRPEKGLLRLRAGMGLYANNRPAKIWPQLADASPLKKSIVDQGIDFIVVRELIGGVYFGEHKTIEQNGEKVAIDTMPYSEHEIERIGRIGFETAMKRRKKLTCVDKANVLDTSRLWRAVMHRLQAEYPEVEYSEMFVDNCAMQICKNPAQFDVIVTENMFGDILSDEASEITGSIGMVPSSSLGEGTCGLYEPIHGSAPDIAGQDVVNPIACILSAAMMLRYSFDMPAEADEIEAAVNAVLDEGYRTADMMAEGCIKVGCTEMGDKILENI, from the coding sequence ATGAATAAAAACATTGCCCTGATCTACGGCGACTGCTCCAGCCCGGAGATCGTGACCCAGGCGGTGCGCGTGCTGGACAAGATTGCTGCCAAGCACGGCCACACTTTTAGCTACACCCGCGCTTACATGGGCGGCGAAGCCATCGATAAATTCGGCGACCCGCTGCCTGCTGCCGAGCTGGAAAAGTGCAAACAGTCCGACAGCGTGCTGCTGGGTGCCATCGGCGGTCCTAAGTGGGAGGGCATGCCCGGCGACCGTCGCCCCGAGAAGGGCCTGCTGCGCCTGCGCGCGGGCATGGGCCTGTACGCCAACAACCGCCCGGCCAAGATCTGGCCCCAGCTGGCGGATGCCTCCCCGCTGAAAAAGTCCATCGTGGACCAGGGCATCGACTTTATCGTCGTGCGTGAACTAATCGGCGGCGTCTACTTTGGCGAGCATAAGACCATTGAGCAGAACGGCGAGAAGGTCGCCATCGACACGATGCCGTACTCTGAGCATGAGATCGAGCGCATCGGACGTATCGGCTTTGAGACGGCCATGAAGCGCCGCAAAAAGCTGACCTGTGTGGACAAGGCTAACGTGCTGGACACCAGCCGCCTGTGGCGCGCCGTTATGCACCGCCTGCAGGCCGAGTACCCCGAGGTAGAGTACAGCGAGATGTTCGTAGACAACTGCGCCATGCAGATCTGCAAGAACCCCGCGCAGTTTGACGTTATCGTGACCGAGAATATGTTCGGCGATATTTTGTCCGACGAAGCTAGCGAAATCACCGGCAGCATCGGCATGGTGCCGTCCTCCTCCCTGGGCGAGGGCACCTGCGGACTGTATGAGCCGATCCACGGCTCTGCGCCCGATATTGCCGGGCAGGACGTCGTCAACCCGATTGCCTGCATCCTCTCCGCGGCCATGATGCTGCGCTACAGCTTCGATATGCCCGCCGAGGCCGACGAGATCGAGGCGGCTGTCAACGCTGTTCTCGACGAGGGCTACCGCACCGCCGACATGATGGCCGAAGGCTGCATCAAAGTCGGCTGCACCGAGATGGGCGATAAGATTTTGGAGAATATTTAA
- a CDS encoding glycosyltransferase family 2 protein, with protein MDKKILVLIPCYNEEENIVATVEHLQSTCPQVDFLVINDCSTDHSADILRAHHYPFLDLPVNLGIGGGVQCGYQYAVHNGYDVTVQMDGDGQHDPAYLMEVVQPVLDGTYDMCIGSRFIKKEGFQTSFMRRVGIRFLSWLIHLLCGKRVLDVTSGFRACNARMTAYFARHYAIDYPEPEAILAASLAGFSVGEAPVIMKERQGGVSSIHSFKSAYYMIKVSLALIIDRFSIHKVKGGKA; from the coding sequence TTGGATAAAAAAATTTTGGTGTTGATCCCCTGTTATAACGAGGAAGAAAACATCGTGGCAACGGTGGAACATCTGCAGTCCACCTGCCCGCAGGTGGATTTCCTTGTCATCAACGATTGCTCTACCGACCATAGTGCCGACATCCTGCGCGCCCACCATTACCCGTTTTTGGACCTGCCGGTCAATCTGGGCATTGGCGGCGGCGTGCAGTGCGGCTACCAGTACGCTGTGCACAACGGCTACGACGTGACCGTGCAGATGGACGGTGACGGCCAGCACGACCCCGCCTACCTGATGGAAGTGGTGCAGCCCGTGCTGGACGGCACCTACGATATGTGCATCGGCAGCCGCTTTATTAAAAAGGAGGGTTTCCAGACCAGCTTCATGCGCCGGGTGGGCATCCGTTTTTTAAGCTGGCTGATCCACCTGCTGTGCGGCAAGCGTGTGCTGGATGTTACCAGCGGTTTCCGCGCCTGCAACGCCCGGATGACCGCCTATTTTGCACGTCACTACGCCATTGATTACCCGGAGCCGGAGGCTATCCTCGCCGCCAGCCTGGCGGGTTTCTCGGTGGGCGAGGCCCCCGTTATCATGAAAGAACGCCAGGGCGGTGTGTCCAGCATCCACAGCTTTAAAAGCGCCTACTACATGATCAAAGTGTCGCTGGCGCTCATCATCGACCGCTTCTCCATCCATAAGGTAAAAGGAGGCAAGGCATGA
- a CDS encoding PadR family transcriptional regulator has product MFDQAQLRKGTLEGCILKIIDREPTYGYAIATTLRDSGFADLTEGTLYPLLLRLERKGLIGAEYRAGSGGPSRKYYQLTPDGETYLQEFTAAWRAASAAVNHILQGEED; this is encoded by the coding sequence TTGTTCGACCAAGCACAGTTGCGCAAGGGTACGCTGGAAGGCTGCATTTTAAAGATCATTGACCGGGAACCGACCTACGGCTATGCCATTGCCACCACCTTGCGGGACAGCGGCTTTGCCGACCTGACCGAGGGCACACTCTATCCCCTGCTGCTGCGGCTCGAGCGCAAGGGGCTGATTGGCGCCGAGTACCGCGCGGGTTCCGGCGGGCCGAGCCGCAAATATTACCAGCTCACGCCAGACGGAGAGACCTATCTGCAGGAATTCACGGCTGCCTGGCGTGCCGCCAGCGCCGCCGTCAACCATATTTTACAGGGCGAGGAGGACTGA
- a CDS encoding glycosyltransferase family 4 protein: MRILVVTQHFWPENFRINDIVEGFVQDGLDVDVLCGLPNYPKGEWFPGYSADGPFEETYKGAHIFRAREIPRKGNTGKTIFLNYVSWPLYAAGALNRLPGGYDAVFCFNTSPVLMCWPAIKYAKKHKIPFTNYVLDLWPENLYSVLPVKNSFMRWVAQTVSDSLYKRADRLIAMSVPLQKRLIARTGKPEKDVAVISQYCEDFYAVPCHDPELEARFSGRFNLVFTGTFTPAQSLDMVLRAVLDARAAGAENLHLLLVGDGMSRESLQALAEELHAGDAVTFYGSVPAEKVPSFTTLADALLISLSDSPDLGLTVPGKLASYMAAGKPVVASMNGAGYEAVKESGGGLVSPACDQAALEANLLALYRMAPEGRAALGTKAKAYYEAHYRRTELLRRLESFTLRGE, from the coding sequence ATGCGAATTTTGGTCGTGACCCAGCATTTTTGGCCGGAAAATTTCCGGATCAATGATATTGTCGAGGGCTTTGTGCAGGATGGACTGGACGTGGACGTGCTCTGCGGCCTGCCCAACTACCCCAAGGGCGAGTGGTTCCCCGGCTACAGCGCGGACGGCCCCTTTGAGGAAACCTACAAAGGGGCGCACATTTTCCGTGCACGGGAGATTCCCCGCAAGGGAAACACCGGCAAGACGATCTTTTTGAACTACGTCAGCTGGCCGCTCTACGCGGCGGGGGCGCTGAACCGCCTGCCCGGCGGGTACGATGCAGTGTTCTGCTTCAACACCAGCCCGGTGCTGATGTGCTGGCCGGCCATTAAATATGCCAAAAAGCATAAAATTCCCTTTACCAACTATGTGCTGGACCTCTGGCCGGAGAACCTGTACAGCGTACTTCCGGTCAAAAACAGCTTTATGCGCTGGGTGGCCCAGACGGTCAGCGACAGCCTGTATAAGCGCGCCGACCGCCTGATCGCCATGAGCGTACCGCTGCAAAAGCGGCTGATCGCCCGCACCGGCAAGCCGGAAAAAGACGTGGCCGTAATTTCGCAGTACTGCGAGGATTTTTACGCTGTCCCCTGCCATGACCCAGAGCTGGAAGCCCGCTTTTCCGGACGATTCAACCTGGTGTTCACCGGCACGTTTACCCCGGCACAAAGCCTGGATATGGTGCTGCGCGCCGTGCTGGATGCCCGCGCTGCCGGGGCCGAAAACCTGCATCTGCTGCTGGTGGGCGACGGCATGAGCCGCGAGAGCTTGCAAGCCCTGGCTGAAGAACTCCACGCCGGGGATGCGGTGACCTTTTATGGCAGTGTACCTGCAGAAAAGGTGCCGAGTTTTACAACCCTGGCCGATGCCCTGCTGATCTCCCTGTCTGATTCCCCAGACTTAGGCCTGACAGTGCCCGGCAAGCTGGCCAGCTATATGGCCGCGGGTAAGCCGGTTGTGGCCAGTATGAACGGCGCCGGGTACGAGGCGGTCAAGGAAAGCGGCGGCGGCCTTGTCAGCCCTGCCTGCGACCAGGCCGCACTGGAGGCCAACCTGCTGGCGCTGTACCGCATGGCTCCCGAGGGCCGCGCCGCCCTGGGCACCAAAGCCAAAGCCTACTACGAAGCCCACTACCGCCGCACTGAACTGCTGCGCCGCCTGGAAAGCTTTACCCTGCGGGGAGAATAA
- a CDS encoding DUF2304 domain-containing protein gives MTPQLQLFMVLGALVLLCIIFTLLKRGLMSVKYSLLWLLLAVALVIAAAFPYVIYVLRDVLSIEMPVNLVFLLMFCFVLVVLLSLSIAITQLAEKCKRLTQANAILEKRVRDLEEKNR, from the coding sequence ATGACCCCACAATTGCAGCTGTTTATGGTGCTGGGTGCGCTGGTGCTGCTGTGCATCATTTTTACCCTGCTCAAGCGCGGGCTGATGAGTGTAAAGTACAGCCTGCTGTGGCTTTTGCTGGCGGTGGCGCTGGTCATTGCGGCGGCGTTCCCCTACGTAATTTACGTATTGCGGGACGTTTTGTCCATTGAAATGCCGGTCAACCTGGTATTTTTGCTGATGTTCTGCTTTGTGCTGGTGGTGCTGCTTTCGTTGAGCATCGCTATCACCCAGTTGGCCGAAAAGTGCAAGCGGCTGACCCAGGCTAACGCCATTTTGGAAAAGCGTGTGCGCGACCTGGAAGAAAAGAACCGATAA
- the wecB gene encoding UDP-N-acetylglucosamine 2-epimerase (non-hydrolyzing), producing the protein MNKLKLMTIIGTRPEIIRLSAVIKKCDVYFDQILVHTGQNYDYNLNQVFFEDLGLRAPNFYLDAVGKDLGETIGNIIAKSYALMVEQKPDALLILGDTNSCLSAIAAKRLHIPIFHMEAGNRCFDECLPEETNRRIVDHISDVNMCYSEHARRYLNAEGTAKERTFVTGSPMAEVLHANLAKIEASDVLERLGLEPQKYMLLSAHREENIDTEQNFIDLFTSINHLAETYDMPILYSCHPRSKKRLDAMGFKLDERVKLHEPLGFHDYNHLQMNAFAVISDSGTLPEESSFFTSVGHPFPAVCIRTSTERPEALDKGCFVLAGIRAGGVEQAVETAVAMNANGDYGIPVPYYTEDVSTKVVKIIQSYTGVVNKMVWRKN; encoded by the coding sequence ATGAACAAACTCAAACTCATGACCATCATCGGTACCCGACCGGAAATTATCCGGCTGTCGGCCGTTATCAAAAAGTGCGATGTCTACTTTGACCAGATCCTGGTCCACACCGGCCAGAACTACGATTATAACCTGAACCAGGTCTTTTTTGAGGACCTGGGCCTGCGCGCGCCCAACTTCTACCTGGACGCCGTCGGAAAGGACCTGGGCGAGACCATCGGCAACATTATTGCAAAATCCTACGCTCTGATGGTGGAGCAAAAGCCTGACGCCCTGCTGATTTTGGGCGACACCAACAGCTGCCTGTCTGCCATTGCGGCCAAGCGCCTGCATATTCCCATCTTCCATATGGAGGCCGGAAACCGCTGCTTTGACGAGTGCCTGCCTGAGGAGACCAACCGCCGCATTGTGGACCATATTTCTGACGTGAATATGTGCTATTCCGAGCATGCCCGCCGTTACCTGAACGCCGAGGGCACCGCCAAGGAGCGTACCTTCGTCACCGGTTCCCCGATGGCCGAAGTGCTGCACGCCAACCTCGCCAAGATCGAGGCCAGCGATGTGCTGGAGCGCCTGGGCCTGGAGCCGCAGAAGTACATGCTGCTCTCCGCCCACCGCGAGGAAAACATCGATACAGAGCAGAATTTTATCGACCTGTTTACCTCCATCAACCATCTGGCCGAGACCTACGACATGCCGATTTTGTACAGCTGCCACCCCCGCAGCAAAAAGCGGCTGGATGCTATGGGCTTCAAGCTGGACGAGCGCGTCAAGCTGCACGAGCCTCTCGGCTTCCACGATTACAACCACCTGCAGATGAACGCCTTTGCGGTCATCTCGGATTCCGGCACGCTGCCGGAGGAATCCAGCTTCTTTACCAGCGTGGGGCATCCCTTCCCGGCGGTCTGCATCCGCACCTCCACCGAGCGCCCCGAAGCGCTGGACAAGGGCTGCTTTGTGCTGGCCGGCATCCGCGCCGGCGGCGTGGAGCAGGCCGTTGAGACCGCCGTGGCCATGAACGCCAATGGCGATTACGGCATCCCTGTGCCTTACTACACCGAGGATGTCTCCACCAAGGTGGTCAAGATCATCCAGAGCTACACCGGCGTGGTCAACAAGATGGTGTGGCGGAAGAATTAA
- a CDS encoding acyltransferase family protein, with product MSNNKTARRDYIDIMKGLGILLVVLGHFMEQFRFGFKPIGATFICIYLFHMALFCICSGLVAHFSLWKLITQQVWLYAVGQAIMLAFRAVILREDFAASGGLLLAFLLPWRHMWYLYALIFWHLTLPLLTRLRDKGLPFVLLGLAGAVALGLWAGNVDWPFTLVRVFAYYPFYAFGVLFRPQIDRLDDLAATSPVMRLAPAGALVVCYGLYFRSLMLQEGQLRESAKIFNDVAYGEGYAMPDRAWFYAIGIVTSLALIAALGGCKAFAGLGKKTLAVYLFHMPIFAFYSELGFFQLAHEKPLPVTVVFVLLEALGCVCLLASAPVSKTFDAVANVWYRLRKK from the coding sequence ATGTCAAACAACAAAACCGCACGCCGCGATTATATTGATATTATGAAAGGCCTGGGCATCCTGCTGGTGGTGCTGGGGCATTTTATGGAGCAGTTCCGCTTCGGCTTCAAGCCCATCGGGGCGACGTTTATCTGCATCTACCTGTTCCATATGGCGTTGTTCTGCATTTGCAGCGGGCTGGTGGCGCATTTCAGCTTGTGGAAGCTTATCACCCAGCAGGTGTGGCTGTACGCCGTGGGCCAGGCAATCATGCTGGCGTTCCGCGCCGTAATTTTGCGGGAGGATTTTGCTGCCTCCGGCGGGTTGCTGCTGGCGTTTTTGCTGCCCTGGCGGCACATGTGGTATCTGTACGCGCTGATCTTCTGGCATCTGACCCTGCCGCTGTTGACCCGTCTGCGAGATAAGGGCCTGCCTTTTGTCCTGCTGGGCCTGGCAGGTGCCGTGGCGCTGGGCCTGTGGGCCGGCAATGTGGATTGGCCGTTCACACTGGTGCGCGTGTTTGCTTACTACCCGTTTTATGCGTTCGGCGTGCTGTTCCGCCCGCAGATCGACCGGCTGGATGACCTGGCCGCGACCAGCCCTGTGATGCGGCTGGCCCCGGCGGGAGCGCTGGTGGTCTGCTACGGGCTGTATTTCCGCAGCCTGATGCTGCAGGAAGGTCAGCTGCGGGAAAGTGCCAAGATTTTTAACGATGTCGCCTACGGCGAGGGGTATGCCATGCCCGACCGGGCATGGTTTTACGCCATCGGTATTGTGACCAGCCTGGCGCTGATCGCCGCCCTGGGCGGATGCAAGGCCTTTGCAGGCCTAGGCAAAAAGACGCTGGCGGTTTATCTTTTCCATATGCCGATTTTTGCGTTTTACAGCGAGCTGGGCTTTTTCCAGCTCGCCCACGAAAAGCCGCTGCCGGTCACGGTAGTATTTGTGCTGCTGGAGGCCTTGGGCTGCGTCTGCCTGCTGGCCAGCGCACCGGTGAGCAAGACATTTGATGCTGTGGCAAATGTCTGGTATAGGCTGCGAAAAAAGTGA